One region of Armigeres subalbatus isolate Guangzhou_Male chromosome 3, GZ_Asu_2, whole genome shotgun sequence genomic DNA includes:
- the LOC134220936 gene encoding uncharacterized protein LOC134220936, translated as MGETKLLKTILLSILFQASTGRPFSFPDGTRANGDRSGESRSPEGRSIQGGSSQNKNLDIYSRYSVYEHEDEEDYHRRTSTTPRPYVTFSTTRQAFNQAPNAHFNRLPPAKNDEPIEAEPEDDYDDGDAVDGVDPPPTNAEADYSSGSTGYGSKPVTFNNLLYNFNDNNKFGGFGNLFGENRRKYKHKFKRRKPGQPCIPYDLYNRLRTGRDSNGNKIDPKTLIPPLNLVLADVNYYSPSNNYNGHGGAHDTSHADTGGAVFNNHFYDAVGGYPCTGGYNPHHRPHHKPHGGPLGFFGQGGLFDWRPSADSVQSDTGEGGVGNKPAVVFNLNDAIDTVATNWRPGESFQMMMKVIADFIATVSGAPGEVVGDAVDTIRKVNKEYASLLG; from the exons TTGAAAACTATTCTTCTAAGTATACTATTCCAAGCATCCACCGGAAGGCCGTTCTCATTTCCGGATGGAACTCGAGCAAACGGAGATCGTAGCGGTGAATCGCGATCACCGGAAGGTCGCAGCATTCAAGGTGGGTCCAGCCAAAACAAAAATCTGGACATCTACAGTCGATACAGCGTTTACGAAcatgaagatgaagaagactACCACCGTAGAACATCGACCACTCCTCGTCCTTATGTCACTTTCAGTACAACCCGACAAGCATTCAACCAGGCACCGAATGCTCACTTCAATCGACTTCCACCGGCGAAAAACGACGAACCGATAGAAGCAGAACCCGAAGACGACTACGACGATGGAGATGCGGTGGATGGAGTCGACCCTCCACCGACAAATGCTGAAGCAGACTACAGCAGTGGCAGCACCGGATACGGTAGTAAACCAGTCACATTCAACAATTTGTTGTACAActtcaatgacaacaacaaattTGGCGGATTCGGAAATCTGTTCGGCGAGAATCGCCGCAAGTACAAACACAAATTTAAACGACGGAAGCCCGGGCAGCCGTGCATTCCCTATGATCTCTACAATCGACTCCGAACGGGTCGCGATTCCAACGGAAATAAGATTGACCCAAAAACGTTGATCCCACCGTTGAACTTGGTGCTGGCCGATGTGAACTACTACTCTCCGTCGAATAACTACAATGGGCATGGAGGTGCTCACGATACGAGTCACGCGGATACTGGAGGGGCCGTGTTCAACAACCATTTCTACGATGCCGTAGGAGGGTACCCGTGCACAGGAGGTTACAATCCACATCACAGACCACACCACAAACCACACGGAGGTCCGCTGGGATTCTTCGGACAGGGTGGACTGTTCGATTGGAGGCCGTCAGCCGATTCTGTTCAAAGCGATACCGGCGAAGGCGGAGTCGGAAATAAGCCGGCAGTGGTGTTCAACCTGAATGATGCCATCGATACAGTG GCAACTAACTGGAGACCAGGTGAAAGTTTTCAAATGATGATGAAGGTTATAGCAGATTTCATTGCAACCGTTTCCGGGGCTCCTGGAGAAGTCGTGGGAGACGCAGTGGATACAATTCGGAAAGTTAACAAAGAGTATGCCAGTTTGCTTGGATAG
- the LOC134227622 gene encoding uncharacterized protein LOC134227622, producing the protein MVACPSVRHVPYSAEQAADRRQSAIHHRKNMLLLVSVLCLTTWLTAVSCGKVSWPALEQKDEYFQPLMQSFSKFPFHDIYETAPHPSDLMLPGARLNKMKPMREWSRKTAKESGNVKSDGSTQCRLCDLLSSIMDGTNEQRRNASKKRVRPVKMRKLMKYCRKN; encoded by the exons ATGGTTGCTTGCCCTTCCGTCAGACATGTGCCGTATTCCGCGGAACAAGCTGCTGACCGCCGTCAGTCGGCGATCCATCATCGAAAAAACATG CTACTGCTCGTATCGGTGCTGTGTCTGACCACGTGGTTGACGGCCGTTAGCTGCGGCAAAGTGTCCTGGCCAGCCCTGGAACAAAAGGATGAGTATTTCCAACCACTGAtgcaatcattttcaaaatttccttttCACGATATCTACGAGACGGCTCCCCACCCATCGGATCTGATGCTGCCGGGAGCACGGTTGAACAAGATGAAACCGATGCGCGAGTGGTCACGGAAGACGGCGAAGGAATCCGGTAACGTAAAATCCGATGGAAGTACGCAGTGCCGGTTATGTGATCTGCTGTCGTCGATTATGGATGGGACGAATGAACAACGAAGAAACGCCTCTAAAAAGCGAGTTCGACCGGTGAAAATGCGAAAGCTCATGAAATATTGCAGGAAGAATTAG